GCCGGACGGCAAACAGAAAAAATTATTCTACCTCGGCATTGATTTTATCCGCGAAACAGCGATGACGCCGAAACAGGAAATTTATCAGCAAACCATCGAAGAATCGTATCCGAAAGTGAAGGAACTGGCGATTCGCGGCAGCGAAAATCCCAACCTGATTCCTCCCGGCGGCATCACCATCCGTTTGCACTCTGTTGGCGGTTGGGGCATGGTAACCACCGGTAAAAACATGGCGATGACCTTGTTTGACCTGCTCGGCTATCACATCAAAGCCAATCCCAAATACGGTTCGGAGAAAAAAGGCCAGCCGACCACATTTTATCTCTCCGCAGCGCCGGAACCGATCCGCGTGAACTGCGAATATTACTTTGTGGACGTTGTGCTCTCGCCGGATCCGAACGTGTTCCATCATACCAACGCGCTTTCCGGATTGAAAAAAGGCGGCGTGTTCATTATCCAAAGCGAATACGAAAACGCAGACAAAGTGTGGTCGGAAATCCCGGTTCACTATCAGAAATTTATTGTTGATAACGATATTAAAATTTTCTACATCGACGCGTTCAAAATTGCCCGCGAAGAAGCATCCGATCCGGAATTGCAATTCCGGATGCAGGGTAACGCCTTCCAGGGCGCATTTTTCGCTGCATCACCGACCATGGAAAAAACCGGTTTGAGCGAAGAAACATTGTTCAAATCGATTGAAGAACAATTGAATTACAAATTCGGTGGCAAAGGTCGCCGGGTTGTGGAAGATAACTTGCGAGTTGTGCGTCGCGGATTTGACGAAGTGCACGAAATCACCAACAAAACCGTTGGTGCCGGTGTTGCTGCCAACGGCAACGGCAAAGCATCCAACGAACCCGCATTGCCGATGATGCTGAAACACATTCCGCAAAGCGAAGCGCCGACCACCGATATCCATCGTTTTTGGGAACAAACCGGCAGTTTTTATGCCCGTGGCATGGGTAACGATGTGATTACCGATCCGTTTATCGGGCTGAGCGTAATGCCGGCGGTCACCAGCGTTTTCCGCGATATGACCGGTATTCGTTTCAATCACCCGGAATGGGTGCCCGAAAATTGCACCGCTTGCGGCGATTGTTACACGGTTTGCCCGGATACGGCAATTCCCGGTTTGGTCAACGAAGTCGGCGAAGTGCTGGATACGGTCGTCAGCCGGGTGAAAAAAGCCGGTCACAGCGTCAAACACCTGCCCAAAGCCGTGCGCAAAATGGAAAGCAAACTGCACGAAATTCTCGGCGAAGCCTCGGAAAAAGACAACGTTCGCAAAATGATTTCGCAGGCGATCCAAAGCACGATTAAAGACAGCGGCCTGAGCGGCGACGAACGGTCGGAATTGCAAAAAGAATTCCAGTTGTTCGAAGAAATGCTGGGCGATTTCCAGTTCAGCATCACCCGTCCGTATTTCACGCTGTATGAAAAGAAACAGAAAAACAGCGGTGGATTGTTCAGCATCACTGTTAATCCGTATACCTGCAAAGGCTGTATGGAATGCGTTCAGGTATGTAACGACGACGCGTTGCGCGCTATCCCGCAGACCGGAACCACCGTCAAACGTATGCAGGATGAATGGGATTTCTGGATGGATCTGCCGAACTCGGCGAAAAAATTCTCCCGCATTGATGATCTGGAAGAAGGCGTTGGCGCACTGCAAACCCTGCTGATGGACAAAAAGAACTACACTGCATTCGCCAGCGGCGACGGTGCATGTTTGGGTTGCGGCGAGAAAACCGTGGTTCACCTGTTTGTCGCAACTGTGGAAGCGCTCATGCAGCCGCGCGTTGCCAAACATATCGAACGCATCGATGAACTGATTGGCAAACTGGAAAAACACATCCAGTTTAAACTCGTGCAAAATATGGATGTTAGCGATGCATCGGCAATGGGCAAAATAGTCGAAGAATTGCAAGATGGCGACATCACGCTTGCCGGTATTGCCAGCAAAATGGAAAAAATGCGCGGCAGCAACCCGATCGATCAGGATTGGTTGCGCCGGGTTACCCAGCTTATCGCCAAACTGAAAAACCTGAAATGGAAATATACCCAGGGCACGGTCGGCAAAGGCCGTTCAAATATGGGTATGCTCAACTCCACCGGTTGTACCTCAGTTTGGGGCGGCACCTATCCGTTCAACCCGTATCCGTTCCCGTGGGCAAACCACCTGTTCCAGGATGCCACATCGGTTGCGTTGGGTATTTTCGAAGGCCACATGGCTAAAATGGCGGAAGGCTTTAAAGCTGTTCGCATGGCGGAATTGGAACTTGAGGGCAAATTCAAAGCCGAAGAGCATGAAAATTATTTCCGTTATTTCAACTGGAAACAATTCAGCGATGCCGAATGGCTACTCTGCCCGCCGGTAGTTGCATTGGGTGGCGACGGTGCGATGTATGACATCGGATTCCAGAACCTTTCCCGCGCGTTGATGTCCGGCAAGCCGATTAAAATTGTGGTGGTGGATACGCAAGTATACTCCAACACGGGCGGACAAGCCTGTACCTCCGGCTTCTTCGGACAGGTTTCGGACATGGCGCAATACGGCAAAGCCATTCAGGGTAAACAGGAAATTCGTAAAGAAATCGGGCTGATTGGTATGGCGCACCGCACCTCGTATGTGATGCAGGCAACTGCCGCCAATCCCAACCACATGATCGAAGGATTTGTGCAGGGATTGATGGCTCGTCGTCCGGCACTGTTCAACCTGTATACGCCTTGCCAGCCGGAACACGGTATCGGCGACGATATGTCCGCACATCAGGCAAAACTGGCTGTGGAAAGCCGGGCGTATCCGTTGTTCCGTTACAATCCTGATAAAGGCAAAACGCCGCAGGAATGCTTCGAACTCGACGGAAACCCGGAAATGGACAAAATCTGGCCGAATTACACCCTCAATTATGTTGACGGTGGCCGCGAAAAAACGCTGGAAGTGCCGATGACGTTCGCCGATTTCGCACTGACCGAAGCACGTTTCCGGAAGCATTTCCGCAAAGTGCCGCAAGATGCATGGAATGAAAACATGGTTCCGTTCAGCGAATTTCTGGATATGGACAAAGACGAACGCGAAGGCAAAGTGCCGTTTATCTGGGCTGTGGATCGCAAAAAACACCTCAGCCGGGTGATGGTCGCCAGCGCGATTGTGGAATCCGCAGAAGATCGCCGTGATTTCTGGATCATGCTGAAAGCAATGGCCGGCGTTAAAGAAGCGGAAGCTCCGGCAGAAAATCTGGAAGAAAAGATTCGCAGAGAAGTTGTTGGCAACATTGCAGCCGGTTTGATGAAAATGGCCGGCGGCAGCGGCAACGGTTTTGAAGCTTTGGCAAACGGTTCTGCGGCATCCGTCGCACCTGCGGAAGCTGCACAGGCAACCAACGGGGAGCACATGTCTCCATGGATTGATACCGACGAATGCACCTCCTGCGATGAGTGCATCAAGCTGAATAACAAAATCTTTGCGTATAACGAGAACAAAAAAGCCTTTATCAAAGATCCCAACGCCGGTCCGTATCAGGATCTCGTGAAAGCGGCGGAAAAATGCACCGCGCAAGTGATCCACCCCGGACTGCCGGCAGATCGCTCCCAAAAGGACATCGAAAAATGGGTCAAACGGGCTGAAAAGTATAACTAAAGAAGCTAAACAGCGGGGCGGCCAAACCGGTCGCCCCAATTATTACGGAAACTGAAACGAACGACGAAATGTCTGTAAATACTAAATTTAAATCATTTCCTCACGGTGTTCATCCGCCGGAAGCGAAAACGGAAACCAGCGCAATGCCCATTCGCCGATTCCCGTTCGCACCGGTGATGATTATCCCGCTTTCGCAACACGCCGGTAAACCGGCAAAGCCCATTGTCAAGGAAGGGCAGGAAGTGGCACGCGGACAAAAAATTGCCGAACCGGACGGTTTTATGTCCGTTGCGATGCATGCACCGGCTTCCGGAACCATCAAACGGATCAACTGGGCGCCCGCTTCCAATGGCAAAATGGTGATGAGCATTTATCTCCAGCCGTTTCCCGCATCCGGACAGGATGTTGCGGAAGGCACGCCCTGCGATTGGAAAACCGCAACGCCATCCGAAATTCTGAACGCGATTCAGGATGCAGGCATCGTGGGGCTCGGCGGCGCCGCGTTCCCGACCCATGTGAAGTTAAAAATTCCCGAGGGGAAATCGGCGGATACGGTGATTATCAACGGCATCGAATGCGAACCGTTTCTCACCACAGATCACCGGGTGATGCTGGAGCAAACCGACGATATTTTTATGGGCATCCGCTATCTGATGAAAGTGACCGGTGTGCAGAAATGCATCATTGGCATTGAATCCAACAAACTGGATGCCGCCGAACGGCTGAGAAACGCGATTCCTGCTGACCTCGCCGGGAACACGACTGTTGAAGTTCTGACCGTAAAATATCCGCAGGGCGCAGAAAAAATGCTCATCAAAGCATTGCTGAATCGCGAAGTGCCATCCGGCGGTTTGCCGGTGGATGTGCAGGCGGTGGTTATCAACGTAGCCACGACTGCGGAAATCGGGCGATTACTGCCGCACGGTCGCGGTATTCAGGAACGCGTGATCACGATTACCGGTCCGGGCATTACCAAAAAAGGCAATTATTTGATTCCGATCGGCACGCCGCTGCGTTACGCGCTGGAGCAAGCCGGCGTGAAAGCGGATGTCAGCCGGGTTTTTCTCGGTGGCCCGATGATGGGGCAATCTGTTTCCAGTCTCGATATTCCGATCACCAAAGGCACATCCGGTGTGGTTGCGTTCACCGAAGCGGAAACAGCGAGCACTCAGCAAAAAGTATTTCCGTGCATCAAATGCGCTTATTGTGTGGATGCATGCCCGATTTTCCTCAATCCATCGCGGTTGGGGATGCTCGCCAAAAACGGCGATTACGAGAAAATGATGGAAGAGTACCACTTATTCGACTGTTTTGAGTGCGGCTCCTGTTCGTATGTCTGTCCGTCGCATATCCCGCTGGTGCAGTATTTTCGCATCGCCAAAGGCGTTTTGCGCGAGAAAAAGGCATCCTGATACGTTCAGTCGGGGCATGGCGTTGACATACCCAAATGGCGTTTACTTGCTCAACAAATAAAATAGGGTAGTTGAGCGGCGCCTCAATACAATTTTGATTCGGTAATAGCACAAAACGAAAAACTAATTATGAGCATCAACAAAACACTGGAAATACACACTTCACCGCATATCAGCAGCGGATCGAGCACCGATGTTATCATGCGCAATGTCGTTTTCGCGCTGCTGCCGGTTGCCGGATTTGCGATTTATGCATTCGGGTTGGTGGCGCTGTTATCGCTGACGATGGCAACGGCATCCGCTGTGCTGACAGAACATTTTTTGTGCAGATTTAACGGCAAAGAAAGCACAATCGGCGATTGGTCAGCCGCTATCACCGGATTGATTTACGGGTTGACCCTGCCGCCCGGGCTGCCGCTGTGGATGGTCGCGTTTGGTGGCATTATCGCAATTGCGCTGGGCAAATTTTTGTTCGGCGGACTTGGCATGAATATGTTCAACCCGGCGTTGGTAGGGCGGGCGTTTTTGCAGGCTGCTTTTCCGGTAGCGATAACCACCTGGCATCCCGTTTTTGCGGCAGATCGCTTTACATCGTTGCCCAGTTCAACATTCACATTTCCGTTTACCGTTCCGGTTTACGATGCAATTACCGGCGCAACGCCGCTTTCTGCAATGAAATTCGATCACCAGTTTGCCACGGCATACGATCTCGCTTTTGGATTGACCACCGGCTCACTCGGCGAAACCAGCGGACTAATTATTTTACTGGGTGGTATTTATCTGGCTGCCCGGAAAATGCTCAATTGGCGAATTCCGGCATCTATTTTTGTGACGGTGGCAGCGTTGAGCGGGGTATTTTATCTGATCAATCCGGAAATTTATCCTTCGCCAATGTTCATGTTGTTCTCCGGCGGATTGATGTATGGCGCTGTTTTTATGGCAACGGATATGGTAGCATCGCCGGTTACAACGCCTGGCGTAATTATTTACGGTGCAATTATCGGGCTGTTGGTGGTGGTAATCCGGCTGTGGGGCGGTTTGCCGGAAGGCGTGATGTATGCCATTTTGTTCGCCAATGCAGCGTCGCCACAAATTGACCGGTTGATTCAACCGAGGGTTTACGGCACAAAAAAAGTTGCCAAAAGGGCGTAAGCCAAATTTTATTGAAATTTAAAAATGCGATTAACTGCAGAATAAATAATAGGTTAAAACATGAGTCAACCAGACTTGCAAAACATGACGGATCAGCCAAACACCTGGCATATGTTGCGGGCGATGGGCGGCGTGGGAATTCTGTGTGCGGTTTTGATTGTGTTCACTTTTCAGGCGACACTCCCGGCAATCGAAACCAATAAAGCTGCTGCATTGGAAAAAGCTATTTTTGCCGTAATTCCTGGCGCTTCAACAAAAATTGCCTTTAAGCTGAATGAAAACAAACAGTTCGAAGAAGTTGAAAAAGCCGAAAAAGGGGTGCGTGTTGTTTACGCCGGATACAATGATCAAAATGAATTGGTTGGTGTTGCCATCGAAGCCAATGGTCAGGGATTTCAGGATATTATCCGGGTTATTTATGGCTACTCGCCCGAATCGCAAGCCATCATCGGGTTTCAGGTGCTCGAAAGCAAAGAAACACCGGGCTTGGGTGATAAGATCGAAAAAGATGAACATTTTCTGCAAAATTTTGACGGATTGGATATTTCTGTAACGGATGATCAAAATGCCATCAAAAATCCTATTGTGCCGGTCAAAAAAGGTGAAAAGGTGAATCCGTGGGAGATCGATTGCATTACCGGTGCAACCATTTCATCTAAAGCAGTAGCCAATTTGCTGCGCAATAATACCGGCGAATTAATTCCGTTGCTGGTCCAAAATATCGAAACATTGAAAAAAGCCAAAACCGCAACGGATTTATCCGCGGTTCAGCACTGAAAAACAATCAGGTAATGACATATGAATACATCGAAAGACACATCCACCCTTTCCACAGATGAATTTATCAAAGGGTTGTGGCGGGAAAACCCGGTATTTGTCCAGGTGTTGGGCATGTGCCCGACTCTCGCGGTTTCAAACTCCGCTATCAACGCGCTGGCAATGGGGCTGGCAACTACATTTGTTTTGTTGATGTCAAATATTCTGGTTTCTGCGTTGCGAAAATTCATCCCTAAACAGGTACGGATTGCAACCTACATTTTGATCATCGCGACATTCGTAACGATTGTTGAATTCGTTATTCAGGCGATCAGCCTGGATATTCACAAAGCATTGGGCGCGTTCATTTCGCTGATCGTGGTGAACTGCGTGATTTTGGGACGGGCAGAAGCTTTCGCATCCAAAAATACCATCGGCAACTCGGTGATGGACGGTTTGGGAATGGGACTTGGTTTCACCTTTGCGTTGTTGTGCCTCGGTGTTGTGCGCGAAATTTTGGGCAGCGGCAGCCTGTTTGGTTTCCCGGTTTTTGCGGAAAGTTTTGAACCGTGGATAGTCATGATTTTACCCGGCGGCGGATTTTTTACGCTCGGCGCATGGTTGCTCTTTTTTAACGCGATGAAAGAACGCAATGCCAAAAAACAAAAAGCAGAATTGGCAGCGAGCTAAATTTAAGGTTCATCGAAATTAAATTTTGAAAACATACAGGACATATCATGGTTGACGAATCGTTAGGTTATATTTTTCTAAATGCCTGTTTAATCAACAACTTCGTGCTGGCATATTTTCTCGGTATCTGCCCGTTTTTGGGGGTTTCCGGCAAAATTGAAACGGCTTCGCGAATGGGCGGCGCTGTCATTTTTGTGATGCTCGTCAGTTCCGTTTGTGCGTATGGCATCCACTCGCTGCTAATGGCGATCAACGCGCCATATTTGCAGTTGATTTCGTATATCGTGGTGATCGCTTCAACCGTGCAATTGGTGGAAATGATCATCAAAAAAATCAGCCCGGCGCTGTTTCGCGCATTGGGTATTTTTCTACCGCTGATTACCACCAACTGCGCCATTTTGGGGTTGGCACTGTTTCAAACCAGCAAAGGCTATAGTTTTGTGCAGTCCATCGTTTATGCGCTGGGTGCCGGCGTTGGATTCACATTGGCGCTGGTGCTGATGGCCGGCTTACGCGAAGAACTCGAATTGGCAGAAGTACCCAACGTCGTAAAAGGCACAGCGCTTACGCTGATGCTGGCGGGTATCCTCTCTTTAACGTTTATGGGTTTCGCCGGATTGGGCGGTTGATTTTTCAAAATGAACAATAATTAAACATGAGTTTTAAGTTATGATAATGCATTATTTGTTTGCGATTTTGGCAGTATTTGTAATGATGGGAATCTGGTTAATCGTGCAGAAAGCATGGCAAAAAAGCTTCTCCGATTATTCGACAGATGAGGACGCACTCGCCGGACGCGGTGGTTGCCAGGGCTGCAGTTGTTCGCTCATTTGCGAAAAAAAATTAACGGTAATCAATACAGAAAATGAATAAATCAAAATAACGATACCTAGCCCTCGTTAAATCTACGGAGGAAAGAAATGAAGAGTTTATCAGATTATAGTACCGAGAATCAATTCAAAGCCAAAATTAAAAAATCTACGCGCATCACGCCTTACGATACCGTTGAAGTGCGCGATTTGATTCTTGAAGTGAGCAACGGCGATGTGGAATTTGAAGCCGGTCAAAGTGTTGGCGTTCTGGTTCCCGGACCGCACGCCTATGGCAACGATGTGCATTTCCGGTTGTACACCATTGCGGATTTACCCAAAAAGTTGAAATCCGGTAAAACCGAGTTGAACCTCTGCGTCCGGCGTTGCAATTACATTGATGAATTCAGCGGCGAAGAATTTGCCGGTGTAGCATCAAATTATTTGTGCGAACGCGGCGTTGGGGAAGAAATCACCCTGTCCGGACCCTACGGATTGCCGTTCGAAGTGCCGGAAGATAAATCATCCAATCTGTTGATGATCGGGATGGGAACCGGTATTGCGCCGTTCCGGGCGTTCACCAAACATATTTACAACAATGTTGGCGATTGGAAAGGGCAAGTTCGTTTGTTCTACGGTGCCCGCACCGGTTTGGAACTGCTTTACATGAATGACAAAAACGACGATTTCGCCAATTATTACGATGAAGAAACCTTTAAAGCATTCAAAGCGCTCAGCCCGCGCCCGCATTGGGATGATCCGATTGCACTGGACTATGCGATCGAGGAACGCAGCAACGAAATTTGGAAGATGCTAAACGATTCAAAAACATATGTTTACATTGTTGGATCGGAAAAAATTCGCGAAGTGCTCGAATCTGTATTTTCGCGAATGGCGGGTTCCAAAGAAAAATGGCAACGTAAACATGCCGAACTGGTCGCCGGAAAACGGTGGGCGGAAGTCCTGTATTAATCCAAAAATGTGAATCCAAAATTGCGTTATCAGCCTTCAGGATGCCTTCGCCATCGGCGTCTTCCTGAAGGCTTTTTTTATTTTGGCCGGAGAACTTTTTATCCAGCTTGCGCTTTAGTGCGGTGTCGCGTAAACTACCCACAAACTTAGAAAACGCTTGTTCAACAGCTGTTTTTGAATTTTATTTTTTGGGAGAAAACAGCTAAATTTTGTTATAAAACACTCATTTTACAGAAGGATCCAGCCATGAAAGATGCCATAAAAGGGCTTAAGCCGGAATTAATGTGGGAACATTTTTATCAAATCAGCCAGATCCCGCGCTGCTCCCGGCATGAGGACGCAGTGCGCCAATATGTGATCAGCGTTGCCGAACGCAACGGATTGAGCTACAAATCAGATCGTGTGAAAAATATCGTCATCAGCAAACCAGCAACCGCCGGCTGCGAAAAAGCGCCAATTGCCGTGCTGCAAAGCCACCTCGATATGGTTTGCGAAAAAAATAAAGATACCCAACACGATTTCAGCAAAGACCCGATTCGCCTGCTCCGCAAAGATGACTGGATTACCGCAGACGGCACCACCCTCGGCTCGGACAACGGCATCGGTGTGGCGGCGGCACTGGCAGTGCTGGAAAGCACCGATCTGGTGCATGGTCCGCTGGAATTCCTGTTCACCATCGACGAAGAAACCGGGCTAACCGGCGCCATCGAACTTGGCGATGATATGCTCGAAGGTCGTATTCTGATCAACATGGATTCCGAAGAAGACGGCGATATTTACATCGGTTGCGCGGGCGGGAAAGATACCGAACTGTTTATCGATCTCGAAAACGAAGCCGTGCCGGCAAATTATAGCGTCGTTCGCGTTCGTGTCGGCGGATTGCAGGGCGGGCACTCCGGTTTGCAAATTGATGCCGGACTTGGCAACGCCATCAAATTGATCACCCGGTTGTTGAAAGATGTAGATGATACGCTTTCGCTGCGGGTGATGCACCTCGATGGCGGCAGCAAACACAACGCAATCCCTCGCGAATGCGATGCAATTGTTGCGTTGCCCACCGCAAAACTGGGCGAGCTGAAAGCCGCCGCAGCCAAATATCAGGATATTTTCCGCGATGAATTAAAATTGACCGATGCCGGTGTTTTTGTTCAAATCGCCGAAAACGGTTTCGAAAAACCGGGTGAAATGCTCACCCAAAAACAGCACAACACCTTGCTGAATATGCTTTACGCCATGCCACATGGCGTTTTGGCGATGAGCCACGCCGTTCCCGGTTTGGTGGAAACATCCACAAATCTGGCAGTTGTCAAAACAAACGAAGAGAATATCAGCGTTTTAACCAGCCAACGCAGTTCTGTCGGTTCCAGCCTTTCCGGTATCGCGCAAAGTGTTTCGGCGCTCGGGCAATTGGCCGGCACCAGGATTCATCAGGGCGGCGGTTATCCTGCATGGCAACCCAATCCCGATTCCCAATTATTGCACATCGCAAAAGAAGTGTATCGCGAGCTGTTCAACACAGAAATTCATGTAAAAGCAATTCACGCCGGACTGGAATGCGGTATCATCGGCGATAAATATGACGGAATGGATATGATCTCGTTTGGCCCCACAATTCTGGGTGCGCACTCTCCGGATGAACGGGTGCAGATTTCCACGGTCGAAAAATTCTGGAAATATCTCGAAGGCATTTTAAATCATCTGGCGAAACAAAACAGCAATTAATCGAGGAAAAACAAATGTTTACGAAAGACACGCTTTCCGGAAAAAACATTCTGGTCACCGGTGGTGGCAGCGGATTGGGTTTGGCAATGGCAACCCATTTTGCCGAACACGGCGCAAATGTGGCGATCTGCGGTCGCACCGAAGAAAAGTTGAAAACCGCCGCCGCGCAAATAGGGGAGAAGGGCGGAAAAGTTGTTTACAAAACGGTTGATGTGCGCGATTACGAGGCTGTCGGAAAAATGATCGCCGAGCTTTCCGAAGAATTTGGTGAGCTGAACGGGCTGGTCAACAATGCGGCGGGTAATTTTTACTGCCCGTCGGAGGATCTCTCCGCCAACGGGTTCAAAACTGTGGTGGATATCGTGCTGCACGGCACGTTTAATTGCAGCCAGCATTTCGGCAAGAAATTGATTGAAAATAAAACCGGTGGCTCTATTTTGAACATCGTGACCACTTACACGGAAACCGGCTCCGCGTTTGTGCTGCCTTCCGCTTGCGCCAAAGCAGGCGTTTACGCGATGACCAACACATTGGCATTCGAATGGGCAACTTACGGTATTCGTGTAAATGCGATCGCACCTGGACCTTTTCCCACAGAAGGCGCATGGCAACGGTTGATGCCCAGTCCGGAAATTGAAAAACATTATCTCAAACGATTACCAACCGGACGTTTCGGGAAATCGGAAGAACTGGGAAATTTGGCAGTGTTCATGATGTCCGATATGTCGCCATATTTAACCGGCGAATGTGTGACAATTGACGGTGCGGAAAAGTTACAGGGCGGGCAGTTTAATTTTGTGGCGCAAATGATGCCGCGAGAGCAGCTAAAAGGCATGTTCGCGATGATTCGTCCGAAAAAATAGCGCTGTTATTTGCGCTGATCCAACTTTTTTTTCATCGCTTCTTCAATCAGCGGTGGCACAAAATATGAGATATCGCCTCCAAAAGAGGCGATTTCTTTTACAATGCTGGAGTTGAGGTAGGTATATTTTTCATGCGGCATCAAAAAAACGGTGGTGATGCCGTTGGACAGCCGCCGGTTGACCAGCGCCATCTGAAATTCATATTCAAAATCGGAAATCGCACGCAATCCGCGAATAATAGCTGTCGCGTTGACTCTTTTTGCATAATCAACAATCAATCCATCGAAACTTTCCACTTCCAAAACAGCTTTTGTGTCTAACTGATTTATCACTTCCCGAATGAGTTCGATGCGTTCGTCTGTGGGAAACAGCGGTGCTTTGGAGGTGTTTTTTCCGACCGTAACTACAATTTTATCAAATAGTTTCGTGGCGCGTTCCAAAACGTCGAGATGCCCATTGGTTATCGGATCGAAAGTCCCCGGATAGATTGCCGTTCTCATTCAACAATCCCTTTTCGGCTGAAAAAGCTGATGACCGTTCGGTCAAAATGTTTTTGGCGAAGCAATTCCCATTTATCGCTATTTACCGGGAGCTCTACCGTTTTTTCGCATTCCAACACAAATAATCCTGTTTCGCTGAGGTTGGTTTTTTTGAACATCATCGAAAACAGACGATCAAAATCGGCCCATTGATATGGCGGATCGGCAAAAACCAGGTCGAATGGCTGGCGATTGCTTTTCAAAAACATGAGCGAATCTTTTCGTAGAATTTTGAATGGCTCTTCCACTTTCAGAATGCCGATATTTCGGCGCAATACCCGCAAAGAAGACTGGGCGCTATCCACAAATGTCACATTGCTTGCGCCACGGCTCAACGATTCCAGCCCTAAACTGCCGGAGCCACAAAATAAATCAAGTGCAACGGATTCGTTAACAAACCCGCCGATAAGCTCAAAAATATACTCTTTGATTTTGTTTGTTGTTGGTCGGATGGATTGGTCTTTCGCAGACTGAAGTTGCCTGCCTTTGTACTTACCGGATATAATCCTCATAAAACTCTCGTATTTAAATTTGTATAAAATAGCGAATTATTTTCGTTCACTTTCGGCAAAAAACAGCATGCAAAGCGGGTGACATTCCCGGAACAATTCCATCGTTTACCAAGGTTGAAAAGTTAACAAATTGCAGCCGTATAACAAAAGGCTAAACAAAATTCATTTTGCCTTCCGTTGGCTCAGGAAAAGCGATACGAAAATAAATTAGGTTGGGAAAATGAACCACTCAAATTCCCGAAGGTGCCGATTTATGCGAATCGGCGCCCCGGATTGTGTATCAGAAACTTATCGAACCGGTGAATAAAATACCAGTTCCAGATTTGCAGTTACGGCGTTGCTGTTAATGGATGTAGCATTGGGTGTAAATAACGACATTTTTAGCAGGTTGACTGAGGGGAATTGTTTTGCCAAATCACCAATAAAAGCGGTAACGGATTTTTGTGTACCGCTGATCCGCACATAATAATTGGTTGCCGTTAACGTGCCCTGACGGGATTGATCGCCACGTTT
This genomic window from Calditrichia bacterium contains:
- a CDS encoding 2-oxoacid:acceptor oxidoreductase family protein, producing the protein MFKKSKEKQTFKYPGTRAAMDGNTAAIMCERESTDAAGAYPITPSTQMGEYWAEETAKGHINISDRPLIFVEPEGEHAAAAVTAGLSMTGLRASNFSSGQGIAYMHESLYAAVGKRLTYVLNIGARAMTKSTLNVHAGHDDYHCVDDTGFFQLFAKNAQQVADLNIISHRVAELALTPGIIAQDGFLTTHLIESLMIPERELIAEYLGRPDDIIDTPTAAQRIIYGPQRRRIPELWDVDNPVMAGIVQNQDSYMQSVAAQRPFFFDHIQQLTDQAMEEFYALTGRDYRRVMTYRTEDADYLILGQGSVVSSAEVVADYLRETRGLKVGVVNMVMFRPFPGDLLGGVLKGKKGVAVLERLDQPLAVDLPLMREIRATVTKCLENGQEKGKNLPYPELEVYKSSADAPKLYSGSFGMGSRDLQPEGLIGTIENMLPDGKQKKLFYLGIDFIRETAMTPKQEIYQQTIEESYPKVKELAIRGSENPNLIPPGGITIRLHSVGGWGMVTTGKNMAMTLFDLLGYHIKANPKYGSEKKGQPTTFYLSAAPEPIRVNCEYYFVDVVLSPDPNVFHHTNALSGLKKGGVFIIQSEYENADKVWSEIPVHYQKFIVDNDIKIFYIDAFKIAREEASDPELQFRMQGNAFQGAFFAASPTMEKTGLSEETLFKSIEEQLNYKFGGKGRRVVEDNLRVVRRGFDEVHEITNKTVGAGVAANGNGKASNEPALPMMLKHIPQSEAPTTDIHRFWEQTGSFYARGMGNDVITDPFIGLSVMPAVTSVFRDMTGIRFNHPEWVPENCTACGDCYTVCPDTAIPGLVNEVGEVLDTVVSRVKKAGHSVKHLPKAVRKMESKLHEILGEASEKDNVRKMISQAIQSTIKDSGLSGDERSELQKEFQLFEEMLGDFQFSITRPYFTLYEKKQKNSGGLFSITVNPYTCKGCMECVQVCNDDALRAIPQTGTTVKRMQDEWDFWMDLPNSAKKFSRIDDLEEGVGALQTLLMDKKNYTAFASGDGACLGCGEKTVVHLFVATVEALMQPRVAKHIERIDELIGKLEKHIQFKLVQNMDVSDASAMGKIVEELQDGDITLAGIASKMEKMRGSNPIDQDWLRRVTQLIAKLKNLKWKYTQGTVGKGRSNMGMLNSTGCTSVWGGTYPFNPYPFPWANHLFQDATSVALGIFEGHMAKMAEGFKAVRMAELELEGKFKAEEHENYFRYFNWKQFSDAEWLLCPPVVALGGDGAMYDIGFQNLSRALMSGKPIKIVVVDTQVYSNTGGQACTSGFFGQVSDMAQYGKAIQGKQEIRKEIGLIGMAHRTSYVMQATAANPNHMIEGFVQGLMARRPALFNLYTPCQPEHGIGDDMSAHQAKLAVESRAYPLFRYNPDKGKTPQECFELDGNPEMDKIWPNYTLNYVDGGREKTLEVPMTFADFALTEARFRKHFRKVPQDAWNENMVPFSEFLDMDKDEREGKVPFIWAVDRKKHLSRVMVASAIVESAEDRRDFWIMLKAMAGVKEAEAPAENLEEKIRREVVGNIAAGLMKMAGGSGNGFEALANGSAASVAPAEAAQATNGEHMSPWIDTDECTSCDECIKLNNKIFAYNENKKAFIKDPNAGPYQDLVKAAEKCTAQVIHPGLPADRSQKDIEKWVKRAEKYN
- the rsxC gene encoding electron transport complex subunit RsxC, which translates into the protein MSVNTKFKSFPHGVHPPEAKTETSAMPIRRFPFAPVMIIPLSQHAGKPAKPIVKEGQEVARGQKIAEPDGFMSVAMHAPASGTIKRINWAPASNGKMVMSIYLQPFPASGQDVAEGTPCDWKTATPSEILNAIQDAGIVGLGGAAFPTHVKLKIPEGKSADTVIINGIECEPFLTTDHRVMLEQTDDIFMGIRYLMKVTGVQKCIIGIESNKLDAAERLRNAIPADLAGNTTVEVLTVKYPQGAEKMLIKALLNREVPSGGLPVDVQAVVINVATTAEIGRLLPHGRGIQERVITITGPGITKKGNYLIPIGTPLRYALEQAGVKADVSRVFLGGPMMGQSVSSLDIPITKGTSGVVAFTEAETASTQQKVFPCIKCAYCVDACPIFLNPSRLGMLAKNGDYEKMMEEYHLFDCFECGSCSYVCPSHIPLVQYFRIAKGVLREKKAS